Within the Salinirubrum litoreum genome, the region AGCGGACTCTTCGCCGGTTGTACCGGAGAGGGTGACTCGGGGGCGATGCCCACGACCGACAGTGGCACGGCTACCGACAGCGCCCCGACGACCGACACCGAAGCAACGGAACCGACGGCCGCAGACAGCTCCTATTCCGTAGAGATGGCGCCGGTCGGCGAGGTGACCTTCGAGTCGCCGCCCGAGAGGTGGGTCGCCTACGACGGCGGCTACGCAGATATGGCGGTGGCGCTGGGTCGTGCCGACGGCCTCGCCGGTAGCGGCTACGCGAAGCGGTACTACCGATCCATCTACGACGAACTGCCCGGCGTGGACGTTCCGGAGGACCCTCTGGAGACGTTCCCCGAGGTCAGGACCAAAGAGGCGTTCTACGAGATCGACGCCGACGTCCACCTCTACGACCCGCAGATGCTGGTAAACTGGTTCGACTGGGACCGGTCCGACGTCGAAGAGATCAGCGAGAACGTCGCGCCCTTCTTCGCGAACCTGATCTTCCGCCGGTCCGACGACTGGCACACCTATCGCTACTACACGCTGTACGAGGCCTTCGAGAAGGTCGCCGCGATGTTCCAGACCCAGGACCGCTACGAGGCCTTCAGCGCGCTCCACGACGAGTTCATCGCGAGCATTCAGGCCGAACTACCGTCCGAGGAGGAGCGCCCGCGGGTGCTCCTCACCTACGAGGGAACGGACGAGCCATCGACGTTCTCGCCGTACCGGCTCAAAGACAAGGGCACGAGCAAGAAGCAGTGGCGGGAC harbors:
- a CDS encoding ABC transporter substrate-binding protein; translation: MGDDSSDHETPTRRDYVKYGGAIVGSGLFAGCTGEGDSGAMPTTDSGTATDSAPTTDTEATEPTAADSSYSVEMAPVGEVTFESPPERWVAYDGGYADMAVALGRADGLAGSGYAKRYYRSIYDELPGVDVPEDPLETFPEVRTKEAFYEIDADVHLYDPQMLVNWFDWDRSDVEEISENVAPFFANLIFRRSDDWHTYRYYTLYEAFEKVAAMFQTQDRYEAFSALHDEFIASIQAELPSEEERPRVLLTYEGTDEPSTFSPYRLKDKGTSKKQWRDLGVKDALAGTDIENLSTTNRGELDYENLLEVDPDVILIRGQERKSAEEFRDVVLGYMQDHPVGSELTAVENERVYRGGYLNQGPIQNLFLTERAAKQIYPEVFGRVTGDEELFDRQRVADIVNGSI